The stretch of DNA GGCGCGGCCGACCGGCAGCTCCGCGCCATCGTTCAGAACCAGCCAGTAGCGGCTGCCCGAACCCGCATGCAGGGTTCGGACATGGCGCAGGTTGACCAGGTAGGAGCGGTGGCAGCGGACGAAATCGGGCGGCAACACGGCGGTCAGGCTGGCCAGTGATTTGTCGTGCAGTTCGCTGCGGCCGTTGCGCATGCGCAGCTGGCTGTAGTCGCCGTCGGCGCGGATCCACAGCACCTCCGCCAGTTCGACTAGCGCCGTGCCTTGTGCGTGCCAGATGCCCAGATAGCGGGCGCCGCCGGAGCGGTAGCGGCCGACATCCAGCAGCCGGTCGAGTGCCAGGCCGAGGCGCTCGCGCGTGAAGGGCTTGGGGACGAAATCCAGTACGCCATGCTCGAAGGCCTGCAGCGCACGCTCGCGGTGGGCCGAGACCACGACGCAGTGATAGCGTCCGGCCACAGCGCTGCGCAGCAGGTCGAAGCCGTCTTCGCCCGCCAGGTTCAGATCCAGCAGCAGGCCGTCGTAGACGCTGCGCTGGAGCCGGTCGCCGGCCGAATCCAGGTCGGCGACGGCGTCGAAGCGTGCACGTGTGCCTGCCAGCTCGGTGCACAGGCGCAACAGGCGCTGGCGAACCAGCAGCTCGTCCTCGACGATCAGGATGCGCATGTCAGCTCCATCCGGCTGCACCAGCCCGCGCCGTCGGCGCCCTGGACGAAGCGCCAGCCGCGGGGATACGCCGCGGCAAGGCTGGCTTCGATGTAGCGCGTGCCAGTTCCCTGGCCGCGGTGCGGTGCGCATCCGCGTGCGGCACGCAGATCCAGTATCCAGCGGTCGTCCTCGCGACGAACACGCAAGTGGAACGGTTGCTCTGCGCAGGCGACGGCACCGGCATGGGTCAGTGCGTTCTCGACCTTGGCGTGGAGGACACCGGGCGGCAAGCACAGTCCGGTGTGGTCGGCGTCGATCTCGAAACCGATGTTGCGATCCAGGGCCAGGCCGACGATGTCCAGATGGTTGCGGCAAAGAGCGAGTTCGTCTTCCAGGGGAACGCTCTGGCGCGTGCTGCTCTCGCGCAGATGCTCGAACTGCTCGGCCAGCGACTCGACCAAGCGGCTGGCGCGCATCGGCGCCTGCTCGATCAGTTCCTGCAGGCAGGTCAGGGTGTTCATGAGCCAGTGCGGCTGGATGCCACGCTGCAGCAACTGCAGCGAAAGGCGCGCGCGCTCTTCGCGCAACAGCGCGTTGTGCCGGTCCAGTGCGCGCAGCTGCGCCGCATGGCGCAGAAGCAGGAAGCCCATCAGCACCGCCAGGAACAGGAAGTAGGGACCGTCGAGAAACGCGCCGCCGGCGATCGGCAGCGCCAGCGCGCCAGCCAGCACCAGCGTCAGGATCGGCCACCGCTCCTCCTGTTCGTCACGAGCGCGCAGCAGGAGCCATGCGGACGCCAGCAGGCTCAGCAGCAACAGGGCCGCGCCGCGATTATCGAAGCCCGGCAGGAACGCAAGCACCGCCACGAGCGCCGCCAGGAAGGCGACGCGCGCTGCGGTGGACACCGCAACGCAGAAACGACGCGCGATGTAGGCCGGCAACAGGACTGCCGCTGCAAGGTGCAGCAGTTGCAGCGCAAGCAGGCGCGGGCCGTGCCATGGGTAGGTGTAGCCCAGCAACGGTCGCCATGCTTCGACAGCCGGCAGCGCGAGGCCGATGACGCCGAGCCCGAGCAGCAGGCGAGCGCCCGGCACGCGTGGCCGGCCGCGCCGCACGGCCAGGAAGTAAAGGCACGCCGCACCGAGGGCGCCGGTCGCGAGGGCCGCGATCAGCCAGGCTCCGAGGCCATGGCCGTAGATCGACTCGACCGGTCCCACTGCGATGAAGGCATCCGCGCTGCGCGGGCGAAACCACTGATGGTGACTGGACGCGAGCACGACCAGTTCATCCGTGCCGGTGGGAGACGAAGGCGGCAGCACGCGGACGATATCGATCCGGCCGGGTTGCTCTTCATCCGCGGTGCGTCCCACCTGGCCGTTGCCAGGCAGTGGTTGCCCGTTCCAGAAGAGCTGGCTGGCGGCGCGCAACGACAGGCGCATCGCCCGGTCGGCAGCGTCGTGCGCCACCGGTGCAGGCAGGCGCCATCGCAACCAGTAAGGATCGCGCCAGCCAGCCAGTTCGCGCTGGTCGAGGGGGCGCCAGTCCAGCCCATCCGGCGGTCGCCCCGGCAGCGTTCCGTCAACCGCCATCGAGGCCGGCGCCATCTCCAATGCCTGCGCGTACGACGTGCCCGGAGGAGGGGACGCAAGTACCAGCCAGACGGATACAGCGCCGAGCAATACGGCGAGTGCGGTCAGGGAGCGCGAGATCTGCATGCGCCATCGTATCGGCTACGCGGAGACACTGGGCCCCCGCGTGGAGATGTTCGGCGGACGGGCGCGACTCGATCACTACGCAGGAGCGGAAGCTGGCGGCGTGTTGCAGACGCCGTTCCGCTTGCGGCGATCGGTCCGCTCTTCCTTCCACCCGGAGTCCGCCATGTCCCGAGTCTCGATGCTCCTCTCCTGTCTTCGTCGTCCGCATGTGGCGGCGCTGTGCCTGGCGCTCTCATGTGCGACGCCTGCGCTGGCCGAACAAGCCCCCCTCGTTTTCTCGCCTTATGCGTTCGAGACGCGGGGGCACGGCACGATCGCCGCCGAGGCCGCCTTCCTGGACGTGCCGCGCCGGCATGCCGAGCCCGACGGCAAGCGCATGCGCTTGCGGGTGGTGCGTCTGCCGGCGACAGGTGGCGATGGCCGCACCGCGCCGGTGATCTACCTGGCCGGCGGTCCCGGCGGTTCAGGCATTGGCACTGCGCGCGGGCCGCGCTGGCCGGTGTTCGACCGGGTCCGGCGCGAGGCCGACGTATTGCTGCTCGATCAGCGTGGCGCGGGCCTCTCGGAACCGCCGCCGCCGTGCCCGCATGAGCAGCATTTCGACGACGCGCAGCCGATGCAGCGCGACGCTGCCCTGGCCGCGCTGCGCGCCACGGTCGCGCAATGCGTCGCCTACTGGCGAGAGGCGGGCATCGATCTGGGCGCATACACAACTGTTGAGAGTGCAGGCGACATCGAGGACCTCAGGCGCGCGCTCGGTGTGCCGAAAGTGAGCCTGTGGGGCATGAGCTACGGCACGCACCTGGCGCTTGCCAGCATGCGTCTGCACGGCGCGGGCCTTGATCGCGTGGTGTTGATGGGCACCGAAGGGCCGGACGACACGTTGAAGCTGCCATTGGCGGCCGATGCACTGCTGGCGGATCTGAGCGTCATTGCCGCAGGCGCCGGATTCGAGGACCTGACCGGATCGGCCAAGCGCGTGCTCGAGACGCTGCGCCAGCAGCCACGCCAGGGCCGAAGCGTCATGCACGGCGGCAAGCTGGTTACGATCGGCGAGTTCGATGCGCAACTGGTGATGACCGCCTCGCTCGGACGGCGCACGACCCAGCAATGGCTGCCGGCCGTGCTGCGCGAAGCCGAGCGCGGCGACTACGATCCGCTTGCCGATCTCGTGCTGCTGGTGCGCTCGGAGTTCGCCGGGTTCGGCGCCATGCCGCTGGCGATGGACGTGGCATCGGGCCAGAGCCCGCAGCGCCGGGCCCTGGTCGAGGCCCAGGCACGGAAGAGCCTGTTTGGGGACGCGCTGAACTTCCCGTTCCCGCAGATTGCTGACGGCCTCGGGCTCGTCGATCTGGGTGAGGCATTCCGCGGGCCGTTGCGCAGCGATGTGCCGGTGTTGTTCATCAGCGGCACGCTCGACGGACGCACGCCGCCGGCCAATGCAGAGGCGATCAAGCCTGGCATCACGAACAGCACGTCCCTGCTGGTGCGCGGTGCCAGCCACGACAACGAGATGTGGCTGGGAAATGCCGTCATTGCCGGGAACATCGCCGACTTCCTTGCCGGTCGTGACGTGCACGATGCCGTGCTGGAGCTGCCGCCGCCCGAATTCGCCAAAAGCAAGGCCGATCTGCCGGTCGCGCTCCCTCGGTAATGACCAAGGGGTCTACAATCACTCGATGGATTATCAGTTGGTCATCAAGTTCTGGCGCAGGTCACTCGAGGACGAAACATTCCTCGAGACCATCGAGAGTGAGTTGAAGCAGGCATTGGGCGACACCGTCGTACTCGATGGCTACGACGTCAGCAAGAACGAGATCAATCTCTTCATGGTGACCGCGGACCCGAAACAGTCGTTTCGGCGCGCCAGGGATGTCCTGGAGCGCATGGGTCTGGTGAAGGGTGTTTCCAGCGCGTACCGCCTCGTCGGCGGCGCGCGCTTCACCTCGGTCTGGCCGCTGCGCTCCACGCGCAAGTTCACGCTGCCCTAGCGCGCGCTGCCCTAGCGCGTGTAGCGGCAACGGGCGTACCGGGACCGGTACGCCCGCGGTGCGCTTAGCGCGCGCTCAGCTCATGCACCGCCGCCACCAGTGCGGCGACGTGGTCGGGGCTCATGTCCGGCGACATGCCATGGCCGAGGTTGAAGACGTGGCCTTCGCGCGAACCGCCATTGCCGGCGGCGTAGTCGTCGAGGGCACGGCCGACTTCGCGGCGGATCGCATCCGGTTGCGCGTACAGCGTCACCGGATCGAGGTTGCCCTGCAGCGCGACCTTGCCACCGGTGCGGCGCGCGGCATCGCCCAGCTCCACCGTCCAGTCGACGCCGACGGCTTCGGTGCCGCTCGCGGCGAGTTCCTCGAGGTAGGCGCCATTGCCCTTGCCGAACAGGATCAGCGGCGTCTTCTCGTCACCGCGCGGCAGCTCCTGCGCTATGCGCTTGAGGTAGCGCAGCGAGAACTCGCGGTACATCGACGGCGACAGCACGCCGCCCCAGGTGTCGAACACCTGCAGCGCCTGCGCGCCGGCCTGGCGCTGCGCATCGAGGTAGGCGATCACCGAGTCGGTGACCACGTCGAGCAGCTTGTGCATCGCTGCCGGGTCATTGAGCGCAAGCGACTTCACCTTCGAATAGTTGTCGCTGCCGCCGCCTTCGACCATGTAGCAGGCCAGCGTCCACGGGCTGCCGGAGAAGCCGATCAGCGGCACCGAGTTGTCGAGTTCGCGACGGATCGTGCGCACCGCGTCGGTGACGTAGCGCAGCTCGCGGTCCATGTCGGGCACGGCGAGGCGGGCGATGTCGTCGTGGCTGCGGATCGGGCGCTCGAACTTCGGACCCTCGCCCTCGACGAAGTACAGGCCCAGGCCCATCGCGTCGGGCACGGTCAGGATGTCGGAGAACAGGATCGCCGCGTCCAGCGGGAAGCGACGCAGCGGCTGCAGAGTGACCTCGCAGGCCAGCTCCGGGTTCTTGGCCATCGCCAGGAAGCTGCCGGCGGCGGCGCGGGTGGCGCGGTACTCCGGCAGGTAGCGGCCGGCCTGGCGCATCAGCCACACCGGGGTCGCGTCGACCGGCTCGCGGCGCAGGGCGCGCAGGAAACGGTCGTTCTTGGGGGGCGTGGGGGCTGCGGTCATTGCGGGTCCTTGGGTAACGCTGGGCGCGGGGGGCGCATGGTTCCGGGGGCGAGATCCGGGCGTGCCGGTCCGGCCAGGTCGATCCGGGCACGCGGGGCGGCATTATCGCCGCAGCGGGCACCTGTCTGGCGACCCCGTCGCGGGCGCCCGTGCACCGGACTGTTGCGGCAAAGGGCTACTTCGGGGCGTCGGCGCCCTGTACGAACATCAGCTGGAAGCCGCGCTTGAGCTGCTGGTCGCGGGCCTGCTCCAGTGCTTCCAGCGCGCTGGCCTGGTCGAGGAACTGCTCGCGCCGCAGCGTGCTGCGGCCGCCGATCTGGCCCGTTTCGCGCACCAGCGTCCAGCCGCCGAGCAGGTCGGGCTGCAGCATCAGTTGCACGAAGCGTGGTGCTTCTCGGCCGTCCGGCCGTTGTTGCAGTAGCAGGCGCATGGCCGGATTGTACGGGAGCGACAGCAGGCCGGACGTGCCCGGCGTCGCCGCTCAGGCGGCGCGCAGCACGTCGAGCACGAGTTCGTCCGGCACGCCCCGGACCACGCTGGCCAGGCCGGCGTGGTCCCACAGGATGAAGCGCAGTCCGCCGGCTTCGGCCTTCTTGTCCAGGCGCATGCGCGCCAGCAGGGCCTGCGGGTCGAGCCCGGCCGGGAGGGCGGTCGGCAACCCGAGACGCTGCAGCAGCACCTGAAGGCGCTGTGCGTCGGCAGCCGAGGCTCGTCCCAGCGCGGACGACAGCCGCGCCGCCAGGACCATGCCGACGGCGACCGCTTCGCCGTGGTTCAGCGCCTGGCTGCCGGCGCCGGCGTAACCCTGCTCGGCCTCGATTGCGTGGCCGAAGGTGTGGCCGAAGTTGAGCAGTGCGCGTTCGCCATGTTCATAGGGGTCGCGCGACACCACTTCAGCCTTGTACAGGCACGAGCGCGCGATCGCCTCGGTCAGCGCGAAGTCGTCGCCGGCCGCGAGCGCAGATGCGTGCGATTCCAGCCAGCCCAGGAAGTCGGCGCCGAACACCGCGCCGTACTTCACTACTTCGGCCAGGCCGGCGCACAACTCGCGCGGCGGCAGCGTGCGTAGCACGGTGGTGTCGGCGATCACCGCACGCGGGGCGTGGAAGGCGCCGACGAGGTTCTTGCCCGCCGCCAGATCGACACCGGTCTTGCCGCCTACCGATGAGTCGACCATGGCCAGCAACGTGGTCGGCATCTGGATCACGTCGATGCCGCGCATCCAGCAGGCCGCGGCGAAACCGGCCAGGTCGCCGATCACACCGCCACCGAGCGCGATCACCGTCGCATCGCGGGTGGCGCCGAGCGTGGCCAGCGCATCCAGGCACTGGCAGAAGCGCGACAGGGTCTTTTCCTGTTCGCCGGCCGGCATCACGAAGCGCGCCACCTGCATGCCCGCGCGCGCTGCGTGCAGGGTCTGCTCGACGCGGTCGGCGTAGAGCGGGGCGACGTTGCTGTCGCTGACGATCAGCGCGTGGCGACCGCGCAGCACATGGCTGATGCGCACCGGGTCGGCGAGCAGGCCCGGTCCGATGCTGATGTCGTACAAACGTTCGCCTTCGACCCTGACGGTGCGCATGGTGCTCATGACGGTTCCTTGCTGTGCGCGCGCTGCAAGCCGGAGTCGACCGGGGCAGGGACGTCGCGTTGCCACTGCGACTGCAGTTCCTGCGCCAGTCGCGAGGCGACTTCGGTGGCGTTGTGGTGGTTGGTGTCCAAGCGCAGGTCGGCGACCTGCGCGTACAGCGGTTCGCGTTCGGCGGCGAGGGCGTGCAGCACCTGCTCGCGGTCGCCGCGTGCAAGCAGCGGGCGACTGCGGTCGCGGGCCAGGCGCTCGATCTGGCACTCGACGCTGACATGCAGGTGGACGACGAAACCGCGCTCGCGCAACAGTCGGCGATTGTCGGGATCGAGCACGGCACCGCCGCCTGTGGAAAGCACCAGGCCGTCGTCGGCGAGCAGTTCGGCCAGCACGCTGCGCTCGCGTGCGCGGAAGCCGACCTCGCCCTCGCATTCGAAGATGGTGTTGATGCTGGCGCCGGCGCGCTGCTCGATCTCGCGATCGACGTCGACCAGGCGCAGGCCGAAGCGATCGGCGAGGATGCGGCCGATGCACGACTTGCCGGCGCCCATCGGGCCGACCAGGACGAGGTTGCTGGCGGGGTTCATGCCGCGATTGTAGCCAGCCACGACCTCGCTGGTGCTCGCGTGATCTTGACGGGGCGCGGCGTACGGTCGATTGCTCCCCACACCGTCGAACCCGGGAGAACCGCCATGTCGGTAGTAAAGGTCATCGAGCTCAACGCCGCGTCCAAAACCAGCATGGAGGATGCGGTCAAGGTCGGACTCAAGAAGTGCGCCGAGTCGGTCAAGAACATCAAGGGCGCCTGGGTCAACGAGATCAAGGTCGTCACCGACGATGGCGGCAACGTCACCGAATGGCGGGTCAACCTGCGGGTCAGCTTCGTCGTGCAGTGACGGGCCGGGTGCCGTCAGGCAGGACCACGGCCGATGACCGGTCGCCGCTGAGCATCCAGCGGCAGCGTCCATTCCGCGATGCCGGGCAGGCG from Lysobacter arenosi encodes:
- a CDS encoding histidine kinase, whose amino-acid sequence is MQISRSLTALAVLLGAVSVWLVLASPPPGTSYAQALEMAPASMAVDGTLPGRPPDGLDWRPLDQRELAGWRDPYWLRWRLPAPVAHDAADRAMRLSLRAASQLFWNGQPLPGNGQVGRTADEEQPGRIDIVRVLPPSSPTGTDELVVLASSHHQWFRPRSADAFIAVGPVESIYGHGLGAWLIAALATGALGAACLYFLAVRRGRPRVPGARLLLGLGVIGLALPAVEAWRPLLGYTYPWHGPRLLALQLLHLAAAVLLPAYIARRFCVAVSTAARVAFLAALVAVLAFLPGFDNRGAALLLLSLLASAWLLLRARDEQEERWPILTLVLAGALALPIAGGAFLDGPYFLFLAVLMGFLLLRHAAQLRALDRHNALLREERARLSLQLLQRGIQPHWLMNTLTCLQELIEQAPMRASRLVESLAEQFEHLRESSTRQSVPLEDELALCRNHLDIVGLALDRNIGFEIDADHTGLCLPPGVLHAKVENALTHAGAVACAEQPFHLRVRREDDRWILDLRAARGCAPHRGQGTGTRYIEASLAAAYPRGWRFVQGADGAGWCSRMELTCAS
- a CDS encoding alpha/beta fold hydrolase, with the translated sequence MRHRIGYAETLGPRVEMFGGRARLDHYAGAEAGGVLQTPFRLRRSVRSSFHPESAMSRVSMLLSCLRRPHVAALCLALSCATPALAEQAPLVFSPYAFETRGHGTIAAEAAFLDVPRRHAEPDGKRMRLRVVRLPATGGDGRTAPVIYLAGGPGGSGIGTARGPRWPVFDRVRREADVLLLDQRGAGLSEPPPPCPHEQHFDDAQPMQRDAALAALRATVAQCVAYWREAGIDLGAYTTVESAGDIEDLRRALGVPKVSLWGMSYGTHLALASMRLHGAGLDRVVLMGTEGPDDTLKLPLAADALLADLSVIAAGAGFEDLTGSAKRVLETLRQQPRQGRSVMHGGKLVTIGEFDAQLVMTASLGRRTTQQWLPAVLREAERGDYDPLADLVLLVRSEFAGFGAMPLAMDVASGQSPQRRALVEAQARKSLFGDALNFPFPQIADGLGLVDLGEAFRGPLRSDVPVLFISGTLDGRTPPANAEAIKPGITNSTSLLVRGASHDNEMWLGNAVIAGNIADFLAGRDVHDAVLELPPPEFAKSKADLPVALPR
- the hemE gene encoding uroporphyrinogen decarboxylase, with product MTAAPTPPKNDRFLRALRREPVDATPVWLMRQAGRYLPEYRATRAAAGSFLAMAKNPELACEVTLQPLRRFPLDAAILFSDILTVPDAMGLGLYFVEGEGPKFERPIRSHDDIARLAVPDMDRELRYVTDAVRTIRRELDNSVPLIGFSGSPWTLACYMVEGGGSDNYSKVKSLALNDPAAMHKLLDVVTDSVIAYLDAQRQAGAQALQVFDTWGGVLSPSMYREFSLRYLKRIAQELPRGDEKTPLILFGKGNGAYLEELAASGTEAVGVDWTVELGDAARRTGGKVALQGNLDPVTLYAQPDAIRREVGRALDDYAAGNGGSREGHVFNLGHGMSPDMSPDHVAALVAAVHELSAR
- a CDS encoding WGR domain-containing protein codes for the protein MRLLLQQRPDGREAPRFVQLMLQPDLLGGWTLVRETGQIGGRSTLRREQFLDQASALEALEQARDQQLKRGFQLMFVQGADAPK
- a CDS encoding shikimate kinase, whose product is MNPASNLVLVGPMGAGKSCIGRILADRFGLRLVDVDREIEQRAGASINTIFECEGEVGFRARERSVLAELLADDGLVLSTGGGAVLDPDNRRLLRERGFVVHLHVSVECQIERLARDRSRPLLARGDREQVLHALAAEREPLYAQVADLRLDTNHHNATEVASRLAQELQSQWQRDVPAPVDSGLQRAHSKEPS
- a CDS encoding LytR/AlgR family response regulator transcription factor, which gives rise to MRILIVEDELLVRQRLLRLCTELAGTRARFDAVADLDSAGDRLQRSVYDGLLLDLNLAGEDGFDLLRSAVAGRYHCVVVSAHRERALQAFEHGVLDFVPKPFTRERLGLALDRLLDVGRYRSGGARYLGIWHAQGTALVELAEVLWIRADGDYSQLRMRNGRSELHDKSLASLTAVLPPDFVRCHRSYLVNLRHVRTLHAGSGSRYWLVLNDGAELPVGRAHVQALRGELALGA
- a CDS encoding dodecin family protein, which produces MSVVKVIELNAASKTSMEDAVKVGLKKCAESVKNIKGAWVNEIKVVTDDGGNVTEWRVNLRVSFVVQ
- the aroB gene encoding 3-dehydroquinate synthase, encoding MSTMRTVRVEGERLYDISIGPGLLADPVRISHVLRGRHALIVSDSNVAPLYADRVEQTLHAARAGMQVARFVMPAGEQEKTLSRFCQCLDALATLGATRDATVIALGGGVIGDLAGFAAACWMRGIDVIQMPTTLLAMVDSSVGGKTGVDLAAGKNLVGAFHAPRAVIADTTVLRTLPPRELCAGLAEVVKYGAVFGADFLGWLESHASALAAGDDFALTEAIARSCLYKAEVVSRDPYEHGERALLNFGHTFGHAIEAEQGYAGAGSQALNHGEAVAVGMVLAARLSSALGRASAADAQRLQVLLQRLGLPTALPAGLDPQALLARMRLDKKAEAGGLRFILWDHAGLASVVRGVPDELVLDVLRAA